The following are from one region of the Phormidium sp. PBR-2020 genome:
- a CDS encoding CHAT domain-containing protein, whose product MTPALKAWLLCLMLCCGSFWLTLKLPALSQSPQPTPSSLIAVNPSPEELLNAGLDEYHRGDYLRAIAQWQQALDQNPSPATEIRLHQNLANAYQRLGHAPQTAIFHWQQVLELAASMPESESPISSLAQAQIRIEQAQLYDAMGQHQRAIDLLEEARGQLQGDRPSELALQGALGNAYSALGRYKDAITNHEASLELAQGLERPQAIATALSNLANTHGFQARRAYYQEKVARQEGEEANAQEAQEDFERDRQAIELRLQQSLELGESVGGITQVRSLLNAHRLLREFFSERQEEQERIRQQLEPLLTLLPPSREKIFALIYLAQQQPRSQQSQARDLLETAITLSRTIDDPRAESFALGTLGTLYEQDQQYETALRLTQQAQFTAQEISAFDSLYRWQQQAGRIHKHTGQFSLALAQYRAATNSLDHLRGDLIATSRDLQFEFRDAVEPVYRELIALLLEGDTPGTNQSKLQETLDILERLKLAELRDFFGDDCVEVAQTVVQENGQLSDSKAVIIYSILLDESAVLILQEADGTLSSYTVPHSRTEIEDEVNIFRSLLETRGTNEYLRPAQKLYDWLVRPLQADLEAIAPETLVFIQDGVLRKTPVAALHDGQRFLVESYALATTPSLRLTTSGRRNAQFGATLIAGLTVEIHPFAALNNVEREVREVQGLMGGVSLLDEDFTVASLERELTQKPYSIVHLATHGKFGVDAQGTFLLAFDGRITIEAMDQLLRSRRRSGNSRQPLDLLVLSACQTAAGDNRSALGIAGVAVRAGAKTALASLWFINDEATVPLITNFYQELRTPGMTKAQALQAAQKEAIESQFYSHPGVWSPFILIGTWR is encoded by the coding sequence ATGACACCTGCTCTCAAAGCGTGGTTACTTTGCCTAATGCTCTGTTGCGGGAGCTTTTGGCTAACCCTAAAACTCCCTGCCCTCTCGCAGAGTCCTCAGCCAACTCCCTCCTCTCTCATTGCTGTTAACCCCTCCCCCGAGGAATTGCTCAACGCGGGGTTAGATGAGTATCATCGGGGAGACTATCTCAGGGCGATCGCCCAATGGCAACAGGCCCTAGACCAGAACCCCTCCCCTGCCACCGAGATCCGGTTACACCAAAATCTCGCCAATGCCTATCAACGTTTGGGCCATGCTCCCCAAACGGCGATTTTTCATTGGCAACAGGTTTTAGAACTCGCGGCTTCAATGCCCGAATCGGAGTCTCCGATTTCCTCCCTCGCTCAAGCCCAAATCCGCATTGAACAGGCCCAACTGTATGATGCGATGGGGCAACATCAGCGAGCCATCGATCTCCTTGAGGAGGCCCGTGGACAACTCCAGGGCGATCGCCCCAGTGAATTAGCCCTCCAGGGGGCCTTAGGGAATGCCTACTCCGCTCTAGGCCGCTATAAAGATGCCATCACCAACCATGAAGCGAGCCTTGAGCTGGCCCAGGGTCTAGAGCGTCCCCAGGCCATTGCCACAGCTCTAAGTAATCTCGCCAACACTCACGGTTTCCAGGCCCGTCGCGCTTACTATCAAGAAAAAGTGGCTCGTCAGGAGGGAGAAGAAGCCAATGCTCAGGAGGCCCAGGAGGACTTTGAACGCGATCGCCAAGCCATTGAACTGCGACTCCAGCAAAGCCTTGAACTCGGGGAGAGCGTTGGAGGCATCACCCAAGTTCGCAGTCTCCTCAATGCTCATCGTCTCCTCCGGGAATTTTTCTCGGAGCGTCAGGAGGAACAAGAACGCATCCGTCAGCAACTTGAACCTCTCCTCACTCTCTTACCCCCGTCACGGGAGAAAATCTTTGCTTTGATTTACCTGGCCCAACAGCAACCCCGAAGCCAGCAATCCCAGGCTCGTGACTTATTAGAAACCGCTATCACCCTGTCTCGCACCATTGACGATCCTCGGGCTGAATCCTTTGCCCTCGGAACCTTAGGAACCCTCTATGAGCAAGACCAGCAATATGAAACTGCCCTACGTCTGACCCAACAGGCTCAATTTACGGCCCAGGAAATTTCCGCCTTCGATAGTCTCTATCGCTGGCAACAGCAAGCGGGGCGCATCCATAAGCACACCGGACAATTCAGTCTGGCTCTCGCTCAATATCGTGCCGCGACCAATAGTTTAGATCACTTGCGCGGAGATTTAATTGCCACCAGTCGTGATCTCCAGTTTGAATTTCGCGATGCTGTTGAGCCAGTTTACCGTGAACTTATTGCCTTACTTCTAGAAGGAGATACTCCGGGAACCAACCAATCTAAACTTCAGGAAACTCTCGATATTTTGGAGCGCCTTAAGTTAGCAGAACTTCGCGACTTTTTTGGCGATGATTGTGTTGAAGTAGCTCAAACTGTTGTCCAAGAAAATGGACAATTGTCCGATTCAAAAGCGGTTATTATTTATAGTATTCTTCTGGATGAATCAGCCGTTTTGATTTTGCAAGAAGCCGATGGAACCCTCAGCAGCTATACCGTCCCCCATTCCAGAACGGAGATTGAAGATGAGGTGAATATCTTTCGGAGTTTACTGGAAACCCGAGGAACCAACGAGTATCTCAGACCTGCCCAAAAACTCTATGACTGGCTCGTGCGTCCTCTGCAAGCAGATTTAGAGGCGATCGCCCCGGAAACCTTGGTCTTCATTCAAGATGGTGTCCTGCGAAAAACTCCCGTGGCTGCTCTCCATGATGGTCAGCGGTTTTTAGTTGAGTCCTACGCCCTAGCCACCACTCCCAGTTTGCGCCTAACCACAAGCGGCCGCCGCAACGCTCAATTTGGAGCAACCCTAATTGCCGGGTTAACGGTGGAAATTCACCCCTTTGCCGCCCTCAATAATGTAGAGCGAGAAGTCAGGGAGGTTCAGGGTTTAATGGGGGGAGTCTCATTACTTGATGAAGACTTTACGGTAGCAAGCCTAGAGCGGGAACTAACTCAAAAGCCCTATTCAATTGTTCATCTGGCCACCCATGGCAAGTTTGGTGTGGATGCCCAGGGGACGTTTTTGCTGGCCTTTGATGGTCGCATCACCATCGAAGCCATGGATCAGCTATTGCGATCGCGTCGCCGCTCCGGAAACAGCCGCCAACCTCTGGATTTACTGGTGCTGAGTGCCTGTCAAACTGCCGCTGGAGACAACCGCTCCGCCCTGGGGATTGCTGGGGTGGCGGTGCGTGCGGGAGCTAAAACCGCCCTAGCCAGTCTCTGGTTTATTAACGATGAGGCCACGGTTCCCCTGATTACCAATTTCTATCAGGAACTCCGGACTCCTGGAATGACCAAAGCCCAGGCCCTGCAAGCCGCCCAAAAAGAGGCCATTGAGAGTCAGTTCTACAGTCACCCCGGCGTCTGGTCACCCTTTATTCTCATCGGTACTTGGCGTTAG
- a CDS encoding cysteine desulfurase codes for MQIYLDHSATTPTRSEAVEAMLNALTQAWGNPSSLHHWGETAATAVETARLQVAELIHAPPESIIFTSGGTEANNLALMGALPQQPGHLIISDVEHAAISEPAGRLQEQGWQVTRLPVTSQGRVSPEALEGALRPDTALVSVIYGQSEVGTVQPIAELAAIARRHGVLFHTDAVQVAGRLPLDVEALGVDLLSLSSHKLYGPKGAGALYVRPGCSLQPLLAGGGQERGRRSGTEAVPNLVGFGVAAALAAQELEAEAQRLQGLRDRLFEHLAGVWSLQVTGDRQNRLPHHVSFLVDAEDSRGKPITGKALVRQLNLAGIAMSSGSACHSGKLAPSPVLLAMGYPERLARAGIRLTLGRDTTEADIDWTAGVLKQFVTGQRPL; via the coding sequence ATGCAAATCTACTTAGACCATAGCGCCACCACACCGACACGCTCAGAGGCGGTTGAGGCGATGCTGAACGCCCTGACTCAGGCCTGGGGCAATCCCTCTAGTTTGCATCACTGGGGAGAAACGGCAGCAACGGCGGTGGAAACGGCCCGGCTTCAGGTGGCGGAACTCATTCACGCTCCGCCGGAGTCGATTATCTTCACCAGTGGCGGTACGGAGGCCAATAATTTGGCGCTGATGGGAGCTTTGCCCCAGCAACCGGGGCATCTGATTATCTCGGATGTTGAACATGCGGCCATCTCAGAACCGGCGGGGCGCTTGCAGGAGCAAGGCTGGCAGGTGACGCGCCTACCGGTAACCTCCCAGGGGCGAGTGAGTCCCGAGGCCTTGGAAGGGGCGCTACGCCCCGATACGGCCCTGGTGTCGGTGATTTATGGACAAAGTGAGGTGGGTACGGTTCAACCGATTGCGGAGTTAGCGGCGATCGCCCGTCGGCATGGGGTGTTATTTCATACGGATGCTGTTCAGGTGGCGGGACGGCTACCCCTCGATGTGGAGGCGTTGGGGGTGGATTTGCTCTCTCTTTCGAGTCATAAGCTTTATGGCCCCAAAGGGGCGGGCGCTCTCTATGTTCGTCCGGGATGCTCGCTACAGCCCCTGCTGGCGGGGGGAGGTCAAGAACGGGGACGGCGATCGGGAACGGAAGCTGTGCCTAATCTGGTGGGCTTTGGTGTGGCGGCGGCTCTAGCAGCCCAGGAACTGGAGGCAGAGGCGCAACGACTGCAAGGGTTGCGCGATCGCCTGTTTGAGCATTTGGCTGGGGTTTGGAGTCTCCAGGTGACGGGCGATCGCCAGAATCGTCTACCTCATCATGTGAGTTTCTTGGTGGATGCGGAGGATAGCCGGGGTAAACCCATCACCGGTAAAGCCCTAGTGCGGCAGTTAAACCTAGCTGGGATTGCCATGAGTTCGGGGTCTGCTTGTCATAGTGGGAAACTGGCCCCCAGTCCGGTTCTCTTGGCCATGGGCTATCCTGAACGATTAGCTCGGGCGGGGATTCGCTTAACCTTGGGACGAGACACCACGGAAGCTGATATTGATTGGACGGCTGGGGTCTTAAAACAGTTTGTAACGGGACAACGCCCCCTCTAA
- a CDS encoding response regulator: MGTFARPSVAMSLVLLQSFISVIALSALVLCALVQERTATQRQLEQYNQELERRVAERTASLNQSQRDLSRQQTFLRNVIDTNPSLIEVRDMSDRFVLANRSLAEFYGTSVEALIGCTSEELTQLPPNPEANSSQGPVKDPLLDDVRIYEKVIANAAGEERYFYCLEKPLFLQGSETETRHYLLNVATDISDRKATEQALEQAREAADLANRAKSEFLANMSHELRTPLNGILGYAQILKRNPHSEQQRQGIEIIHQCGSHLLTLINDILDLSKIEARKMELHLSDIYFPAFLTGVSEICQIKAEPKGLAWQYQVVTPIPEAVRTDEKRLRQVLINLLGNAVKYTEAGQVTFQVAVIEHLDEAVKVRFEIRDTGVGMSQEQLERIFQPFEQVGRAREMAEGTGLGLTISQKIVHLMGSQIQVQSQINQGSTFVFDLVFPLAQEWVAPSMTRYGKILGYQGPRRRILVVDDRPENRSVVRSLLEPLGFGMLEAADGYEGYDCALAQQPDLILTDLVMPDSDGFELIQRLRGLSEFRSLPIIVSSASVFEEDRDRSLEFGGSAFLPKPIQAEELFNLLQQLLQLDWQYEAIETPAEATATVSPETFDADAVEGLPLPSREVLAQLLDWARRGNLNRIRGWSNEVVEDAGDCREFAQCLGNLAQRFRERDILSMLQVALESPKV, translated from the coding sequence ATGGGAACCTTTGCCCGTCCCTCCGTGGCCATGTCCTTAGTTCTCTTACAATCGTTTATCAGCGTCATCGCCCTGAGTGCTTTGGTCTTATGTGCCTTGGTACAAGAACGCACCGCCACCCAGCGACAACTCGAACAGTACAATCAGGAGTTGGAACGGCGAGTGGCAGAACGAACCGCATCCCTGAACCAAAGTCAACGTGACCTCTCCCGGCAACAAACCTTTCTGCGGAATGTTATTGATACCAATCCCAGCCTGATTGAGGTTCGGGATATGAGCGATCGCTTTGTCTTGGCCAACCGCAGTCTGGCGGAGTTTTATGGAACCTCCGTAGAGGCCTTAATTGGCTGCACAAGCGAGGAACTGACGCAATTGCCCCCAAACCCGGAGGCCAACTCCAGTCAGGGCCCGGTCAAAGATCCCCTGCTTGATGATGTGCGCATTTACGAAAAAGTGATTGCCAATGCCGCCGGTGAGGAGCGGTATTTTTATTGCCTGGAAAAACCCTTGTTCCTGCAAGGCTCAGAAACGGAAACCCGTCATTATCTGTTGAACGTCGCCACCGACATCAGCGATCGCAAAGCCACCGAACAGGCCCTAGAACAGGCCCGAGAAGCCGCTGACCTGGCGAACCGAGCTAAGAGCGAGTTTTTGGCGAACATGAGCCATGAACTGCGAACCCCTCTTAACGGCATTTTGGGCTATGCACAAATTCTCAAACGGAACCCTCACAGTGAGCAGCAGCGTCAAGGGATTGAGATTATTCATCAATGTGGCTCCCATCTCCTGACCTTAATCAACGACATTCTGGATCTGTCCAAAATCGAAGCCCGAAAAATGGAGCTTCACCTTTCGGACATTTACTTTCCGGCATTTCTCACCGGAGTTTCAGAAATTTGTCAGATCAAGGCCGAACCGAAGGGACTGGCTTGGCAGTATCAGGTGGTGACGCCAATTCCCGAGGCAGTTCGCACTGATGAAAAACGGTTGCGGCAGGTTCTGATCAATCTTCTGGGCAACGCGGTGAAATATACCGAGGCGGGTCAAGTCACCTTTCAGGTGGCCGTGATTGAGCATTTAGACGAGGCGGTGAAGGTACGGTTTGAGATTCGGGATACGGGGGTGGGCATGAGCCAGGAGCAGCTTGAACGGATCTTTCAGCCCTTTGAGCAGGTCGGCAGAGCTAGGGAAATGGCGGAGGGGACGGGATTGGGGTTAACGATTTCCCAAAAGATTGTCCATCTGATGGGGAGTCAGATTCAGGTGCAAAGTCAGATCAATCAGGGGAGTACGTTTGTCTTTGACCTGGTGTTCCCCCTAGCTCAAGAATGGGTAGCCCCCTCTATGACCCGTTATGGCAAGATTTTGGGCTATCAGGGCCCTCGACGGAGGATTTTAGTGGTCGATGACAGGCCAGAGAATCGCAGTGTTGTACGCAGTTTGCTAGAGCCGTTGGGATTTGGAATGTTGGAGGCGGCGGATGGTTACGAGGGCTATGATTGTGCCCTGGCCCAACAGCCGGATTTGATTTTGACGGATTTAGTCATGCCTGACTCAGATGGATTTGAGTTGATTCAGCGGTTGCGAGGGCTGTCTGAGTTTAGGAGTCTCCCGATTATTGTTTCCTCGGCCAGTGTTTTTGAGGAGGATCGCGATCGCAGTTTGGAGTTTGGAGGGAGTGCCTTTCTCCCGAAACCGATTCAAGCGGAGGAGTTGTTTAATTTGTTGCAGCAGCTCTTACAGCTAGATTGGCAGTATGAGGCGATCGAGACCCCTGCTGAAGCAACGGCTACGGTATCTCCTGAGACGTTTGATGCTGATGCAGTTGAGGGCCTGCCACTACCCAGCCGTGAGGTTTTGGCCCAACTCCTAGACTGGGCAAGACGGGGCAATCTCAACCGGATTCGCGGTTGGTCTAACGAGGTTGTGGAGGACGCTGGAGACTGTCGGGAGTTTGCCCAATGTCTGGGGAATCTGGCTCAGCGGTTTCGGGAGCGAGATATTCTCTCGATGTTGCAAGTTGCCTTGGAATCCCCTAAAGTCTAA
- a CDS encoding MoxR family ATPase, whose product MVRVRASLEIQFAEELAALQEVDRRPRPPQWQLSPWAVRTYLIGGTLETGLEITPKYIGSARAIEIAIATLVTDRALLLLGVPGTGKSWLSEHLSIAISGHSRFLVQGTAGTPEEALRYSWNYAKLLAQGFSAEALVASPVLRAMEEGAIVRIEELTRLPTDVQDSLLTILSEKRLPIPELKEDSFARQGFNLIATANQKDRGVNDLSTALKRRFNTVVLPLPATLEMEVEIVRRRVEALGMPLALRQETPILEEIRRVVTIFRELRQGMTEDGQRPLKSSQGVLSPADAISVVNQGLALAAHFGDGQLRAEDLLAGVRDVVVQESPQNAIAWEEYLETVIQSRPGWEAFYEAGRRE is encoded by the coding sequence ATGGTTCGAGTCCGTGCGAGCTTAGAGATCCAGTTTGCGGAAGAATTGGCGGCGCTACAGGAGGTTGATCGGCGGCCGCGTCCTCCTCAATGGCAGTTATCCCCCTGGGCAGTGCGAACCTATCTGATTGGGGGAACTCTGGAGACTGGTTTGGAGATTACGCCGAAGTATATTGGTTCGGCGCGGGCGATCGAGATTGCGATCGCCACTCTGGTAACGGATCGGGCCTTGTTGTTGTTGGGGGTTCCGGGAACGGGGAAGTCTTGGCTGTCGGAACATTTAAGTATTGCCATTTCGGGCCATTCTCGCTTCTTGGTTCAGGGAACGGCGGGAACCCCTGAGGAGGCCCTTCGCTATAGCTGGAATTATGCCAAACTCCTGGCGCAAGGGTTCTCGGCTGAGGCGTTGGTGGCCAGTCCGGTGTTGCGGGCCATGGAAGAGGGGGCGATCGTCCGTATTGAGGAGTTGACGCGCCTGCCGACGGATGTGCAGGATTCTCTACTGACGATTCTCTCGGAGAAACGCTTGCCGATTCCTGAGTTAAAGGAGGATAGTTTTGCCCGACAAGGATTTAATCTGATTGCCACGGCGAATCAGAAGGATCGAGGGGTGAATGATCTTTCGACGGCCCTGAAACGTCGTTTTAACACGGTGGTGTTACCGCTTCCGGCGACGTTGGAGATGGAGGTGGAGATTGTTCGCCGTCGGGTGGAAGCTTTGGGGATGCCGTTGGCGTTACGGCAGGAAACCCCGATTTTAGAGGAAATTCGCCGGGTGGTGACTATCTTCCGGGAGTTACGTCAGGGGATGACGGAGGATGGCCAACGGCCGTTAAAGTCCTCGCAGGGGGTGTTGAGTCCGGCGGATGCGATTTCGGTGGTGAATCAGGGGTTGGCCCTGGCGGCTCATTTTGGCGATGGCCAGTTACGGGCCGAGGATTTGCTGGCGGGGGTTCGGGATGTGGTGGTGCAGGAGTCGCCTCAGAATGCGATCGCCTGGGAGGAGTATTTGGAAACGGTGATTCAATCTCGTCCCGGTTGGGAGGCGTTTTATGAGGCGGGGAGGCGGGAGTAG
- a CDS encoding protein kinase, translating to MNVRAGTLLNNGKYAIEAPLGQGYFGATYRATHGQLWQPVILKTLGDTLLSHGNRNEFARQFVEQARLLARCQHPNLPRVLDLFDEQGQVFLVLEYVPGSSLLERVNSQGPLSPHEALTVMQNLAHAVEALHQQGLLHRDIKPEHVLQVPGGDRLILIEIGLTRDLTTGAGQTYSGLLSPGYAAPEQYNGAPSSPATDVYALAATAYYLLSGQPPASAPLRDRVPLKALDDGTPLTAALEEAILVGLDLNPQTRPGTICDWLAILPDATAASQGHSRSRPLAAKTKTPNAPEPTPARTIFQRPWVPALFITTSVVAAVGGAAAMMSLRSAMSRVPESDPSQLLQSDPSRESRPRLRQTPGSSRSRNTDGPLLEIDAWTPVEPSPDAEYTRNRWREAEPESRDRSSSWSAPSSTPENRTHGNPAPYAQPYDSTGYPAQPESYEAPYSDDRDYYDDPLVTDKPFTGDETLDVPSWSEPVPESLERPWGSEPDWGANPEAKVPDASQEDPWRRQYNKQVPSAPSTQS from the coding sequence ATGAATGTTCGGGCAGGAACCCTCCTAAACAACGGGAAATATGCTATCGAAGCCCCCTTGGGTCAGGGCTATTTTGGCGCGACCTATCGGGCGACCCACGGGCAGCTCTGGCAGCCCGTCATTCTTAAAACCCTAGGCGATACCCTACTCAGTCATGGCAATCGCAATGAGTTTGCCCGCCAGTTTGTGGAACAGGCACGGCTGCTGGCCCGTTGTCAGCATCCCAACTTACCTCGGGTCTTAGATTTATTTGATGAGCAGGGACAGGTCTTTTTGGTCTTAGAGTATGTCCCCGGCAGCAGCCTACTGGAGCGGGTCAACAGCCAGGGCCCCCTCTCGCCTCATGAGGCTCTGACCGTGATGCAGAACCTAGCCCACGCGGTTGAGGCGCTGCATCAGCAGGGACTGTTACACCGGGATATTAAACCCGAACACGTACTTCAAGTGCCAGGGGGCGATCGCCTCATCCTCATCGAAATTGGCTTAACTCGCGACCTGACCACGGGAGCTGGACAAACCTACAGCGGCCTACTGTCACCCGGCTATGCCGCCCCAGAACAGTACAATGGCGCTCCTTCTAGTCCGGCAACGGATGTCTATGCCCTCGCGGCCACCGCTTACTATCTTCTGAGCGGACAGCCTCCCGCCAGTGCCCCCCTGCGCGATCGCGTCCCTCTCAAAGCCTTAGATGATGGCACTCCCCTAACGGCCGCCTTAGAAGAGGCGATTCTCGTGGGTCTCGATCTCAACCCCCAAACCCGTCCTGGGACCATTTGTGACTGGTTGGCGATACTCCCGGATGCCACGGCAGCGAGCCAAGGGCATAGCCGCTCCCGTCCGTTGGCAGCCAAGACCAAGACCCCTAACGCTCCTGAGCCAACCCCAGCCCGGACAATTTTTCAGCGTCCCTGGGTTCCCGCCCTCTTTATCACCACCTCCGTTGTCGCGGCTGTTGGTGGAGCCGCTGCCATGATGAGTTTGCGATCGGCCATGAGTCGTGTGCCGGAGTCAGACCCCTCCCAACTGCTCCAGAGTGATCCCAGTCGTGAGAGCCGCCCTCGCTTACGTCAGACCCCTGGCTCCAGTCGCTCCCGCAACACCGATGGTCCTCTATTAGAGATTGACGCCTGGACTCCCGTTGAGCCAAGCCCGGATGCTGAATATACCCGGAACCGTTGGCGGGAAGCGGAACCCGAGAGCCGCGATCGCTCTTCCTCTTGGTCTGCCCCGAGTTCCACCCCTGAGAACAGAACCCACGGTAACCCAGCGCCTTACGCGCAGCCCTATGACTCCACCGGGTACCCAGCGCAGCCGGAGAGCTATGAGGCCCCCTACAGTGACGACCGAGATTACTATGATGACCCTCTGGTGACGGATAAGCCCTTTACCGGCGATGAAACCCTGGATGTTCCCAGTTGGTCTGAGCCAGTGCCGGAGTCCTTAGAACGGCCTTGGGGCAGCGAGCCGGACTGGGGCGCGAATCCTGAGGCCAAAGTGCCCGATGCCTCTCAGGAAGACCCCTGGCGGCGGCAGTATAACAAACAAGTTCCCTCGGCGCCCTCGACTCAGAGCTGA
- a CDS encoding homoserine kinase: protein MLHPFTVTVPATTANLGPGFDCLGAALSLYNRFSFLPAQGAETPGISGSGVTIQVRGKEAARVATDAENLVYQVFCQFFEALSQTPPSLHLEIDLGVPLARGLGSSATAIVGGLLGANYWAGNPLSPRALMRMAIDLEGHPDNVVPALLGGCQLAASDDEDWLHCSVAWHSEIVPVVAIPQFELSTAAARQVLPQEYCRADVVFNTAHLALLVKGLETGDGEQLRVGMQDRVHQPYRQRLIPGYGAVHEAAVQAGAYGLAISGAGPTLLALASRANAPKVVAAMEQAWQMEKTPVTVRSLSLDREGARICKSIGLP from the coding sequence ATGCTTCATCCGTTTACTGTCACCGTCCCGGCTACCACGGCAAACCTCGGACCCGGTTTCGACTGTTTAGGGGCAGCGCTGTCGTTATATAACCGATTTTCCTTTTTGCCCGCCCAGGGGGCCGAAACCCCTGGAATCTCGGGGTCTGGGGTAACGATTCAGGTGCGAGGTAAAGAAGCGGCACGGGTGGCAACGGATGCTGAGAATTTGGTCTATCAAGTCTTTTGTCAGTTCTTTGAAGCCCTCAGCCAAACGCCCCCGAGTTTGCATTTAGAGATTGACTTGGGAGTCCCCCTGGCCCGAGGCTTGGGCAGTTCCGCGACGGCGATCGTGGGAGGACTACTCGGGGCCAACTACTGGGCTGGGAACCCCCTAAGTCCCCGGGCCTTGATGCGTATGGCTATTGATCTCGAAGGCCACCCGGATAACGTTGTCCCAGCCCTGTTAGGAGGCTGTCAGTTGGCGGCCAGTGATGACGAAGACTGGCTCCATTGCAGCGTGGCATGGCATTCGGAGATTGTCCCGGTGGTGGCAATCCCCCAGTTTGAACTCTCCACGGCGGCGGCCCGACAAGTCCTGCCCCAAGAGTACTGTCGGGCAGATGTGGTCTTTAATACGGCCCATTTAGCCCTGTTAGTGAAAGGTCTCGAAACCGGAGATGGGGAGCAGCTGCGGGTCGGAATGCAGGATCGGGTTCATCAACCCTACCGTCAACGGTTGATTCCTGGCTATGGGGCGGTGCATGAAGCGGCGGTGCAGGCGGGCGCCTATGGGTTAGCGATTAGCGGTGCGGGGCCGACTCTATTAGCCCTGGCATCAAGGGCCAATGCTCCTAAGGTGGTGGCGGCCATGGAACAAGCCTGGCAGATGGAAAAAACCCCTGTGACCGTGCGATCGCTGAGTCTAGATCGCGAGGGAGCCAGAATCTGCAAATCCATAGGCTTACCCTAG